A window of Campylobacter pinnipediorum subsp. pinnipediorum contains these coding sequences:
- a CDS encoding mechanosensitive ion channel family protein: MYKILRFFVVFTLFFSFLKAADIKSTDIINAFNDLNRINSQIYILTLDLNSTDSNSLSSLNVKKNKIISDLPNYILKTEFSKKDLNKFENKKVVLQKNMLTYSKNKSSDGYAKNFIELKQVEIEEILFKNIFEVAQLLKSGSKSSEIRNLLENSIIELNVNSYTDSSAYGVQHSEALHDIKIQKQTAEEILSYLKNNVELLSSSFALNELNLNTGIDYINNMIPIHIRYLNFGKIILIVFIFGFFVSLTRLLSKFTFWFLTLFLPKGVHSDAMKDQISKIIKRPIATILIAYALKICASVGYYPLPMPLNIINFFNIFYIVLICWLVITALNGYGMFVISEIAKKSGRKEVVNLIIKIVNFIIIIIALLLVLSRLGFDISAIIASLGIGGLAVAFAAKDIIANFFASVMLLFDNSFSQDDFIVCGNIEGTIVEIGLRKTTIRSFDNALISVPNSTLTNEPIINWSRRKIGRIINITIGLTYDSTPDSLKKCIADIKDMLAVHPDISREDNGGSLSSNSHLRFRKNIVSIDELAGCKSDIYVALNTLNSSSIDIAIICYTKAVGKLEYMKVREDVIFKIMDIVANNGLDFAFPSQSLYFQNQPEVKN; the protein is encoded by the coding sequence ATGTATAAAATTTTAAGATTTTTTGTTGTTTTTACTCTGTTTTTTTCTTTTTTAAAAGCCGCCGATATAAAATCAACGGATATAATTAATGCATTTAATGATTTAAATAGGATAAATTCACAGATTTATATTTTAACGCTTGATTTAAATTCAACCGATTCAAACAGTCTAAGTAGTCTTAATGTGAAAAAAAATAAAATAATTAGCGATTTGCCAAATTATATACTTAAAACAGAATTTTCAAAAAAAGATTTAAATAAATTTGAGAACAAAAAAGTTGTTCTTCAAAAAAATATGCTTACTTATAGTAAAAATAAAAGTAGTGATGGTTATGCAAAGAATTTTATAGAACTCAAACAAGTGGAGATTGAAGAGATACTTTTTAAAAATATTTTTGAGGTTGCGCAACTTTTAAAAAGTGGTTCAAAATCATCGGAAATAAGAAACTTACTAGAAAATTCAATCATAGAGCTTAATGTTAATTCATACACTGATTCAAGCGCATATGGTGTTCAGCACAGCGAAGCCTTGCATGACATAAAGATACAAAAACAAACAGCTGAAGAGATATTGTCGTATCTTAAAAATAATGTCGAGCTTTTAAGTTCCAGTTTTGCATTAAATGAGCTAAATCTAAATACTGGGATTGATTATATAAACAATATGATACCTATTCATATTAGATATTTAAATTTTGGTAAAATAATTTTAATTGTTTTTATTTTTGGTTTTTTTGTATCACTTACAAGATTGCTGTCTAAATTTACTTTTTGGTTTTTAACTTTATTTTTACCAAAAGGGGTTCATTCTGATGCTATGAAAGATCAAATTTCAAAAATCATCAAAAGACCAATAGCGACTATACTTATAGCGTATGCCTTAAAAATTTGTGCTAGTGTCGGATATTATCCTCTGCCAATGCCTTTAAATATCATAAACTTTTTCAATATATTTTATATAGTTCTTATATGTTGGCTTGTGATAACAGCTTTAAATGGTTATGGAATGTTTGTTATAAGCGAGATAGCAAAAAAAAGTGGTCGCAAAGAAGTAGTAAATTTAATTATAAAAATAGTAAATTTTATAATTATAATTATAGCCTTGCTTTTAGTTTTATCTCGTTTAGGGTTTGACATCTCAGCCATAATAGCATCTTTGGGAATAGGTGGTTTGGCTGTGGCTTTTGCTGCAAAAGATATAATAGCAAACTTTTTTGCATCAGTTATGCTTTTGTTTGACAATTCATTTTCTCAAGATGATTTTATAGTTTGTGGAAATATTGAAGGCACTATTGTTGAAATAGGACTAAGAAAAACCACAATTAGAAGCTTTGATAATGCTCTTATATCTGTTCCAAACTCAACACTAACAAATGAGCCTATTATAAATTGGTCTCGCAGAAAAATAGGTCGTATCATAAACATCACCATAGGACTTACCTATGATTCAACTCCTGATAGTTTAAAAAAATGCATAGCTGATATAAAAGATATGCTTGCTGTTCATCCTGATATTTCAAGAGAGGACAACGGAGGTTCCTTAAGTTCAAATAGTCATTTAAGATTTAGAAAAAATATAGTTAGTATAGACGAGCTAGCTGGTTGCAAAAGTGATATTTATGTAGCACTAAATACCCTAAATAGTAGTTCTATAGATATAGCTATAATTTGTTACACAAAAGCGGTTGGAAAATTGGAATATATGAAAGTTAGAGAGGATGTTATATTTAAGATAATGGATATAGTTGCAAACAATGGACTAGATTTTGCTTTCCCTAGCCAGAGTTTGTATTTTCAAAACCAACCAGAAGTAAAAAATTAA
- a CDS encoding GGDEF domain-containing protein — MLSQKIIDRKISQNKYKSVEYIYKFIINILLVGHIISFVLLLIFDLGLSIYSLIVLIFSFYIKYKYNEKFQNLVSLWFHLNTLILSAIFTYKFGWNSGFWYFVFGLIFISYFCAFDNLIFTYSLSAFETIFIVSLYFFTKDKINPNIDATTYQIMYITCFTITFFIVFRMYLFASIITSQDYKSLIKEQLELEKISQYDQLTGILNRRSMQKLVEKDEEFIKKNKIKTNSVLLLGDIDDFKHINDTFGHIYGDKIIKDVSSTLKNTFRKNDLVCRWGGEEFLIVLNDVNVEFIYDLSDRLLKNISLIKLPNNNPITMTFGMVVNLNSTSNSFEDNIKKADELLYKGKRDGKDKVEIEIIR, encoded by the coding sequence ATGCTTAGTCAAAAAATTATAGATAGAAAAATAAGTCAAAATAAATACAAATCAGTAGAGTATATTTATAAATTTATAATAAATATACTCCTTGTAGGGCATATAATATCTTTTGTTCTTCTTTTGATTTTTGACCTTGGTCTATCTATATATTCTCTTATCGTTCTAATTTTTTCTTTTTATATAAAATACAAATACAACGAAAAATTTCAAAATTTAGTTTCGCTATGGTTTCACCTTAATACACTTATACTATCTGCTATTTTTACATACAAATTTGGATGGAATAGTGGTTTTTGGTATTTTGTTTTTGGACTGATATTTATTAGTTATTTTTGTGCTTTCGATAATCTTATATTTACATATTCTTTATCTGCTTTTGAAACTATTTTTATAGTTTCTTTGTATTTTTTTACAAAAGACAAAATAAATCCCAATATCGATGCTACAACATATCAAATTATGTATATAACTTGTTTTACGATAACTTTTTTTATTGTTTTTAGAATGTATTTATTTGCCAGCATTATCACATCTCAAGATTACAAAAGTTTAATCAAAGAACAACTTGAATTAGAAAAAATTTCACAATATGACCAATTGACTGGAATTTTAAATAGACGTAGCATGCAAAAACTTGTAGAAAAAGATGAAGAATTTATAAAGAAAAATAAAATTAAAACTAATAGTGTATTATTGCTTGGCGATATAGATGATTTTAAACATATTAACGATACTTTTGGGCATATTTATGGAGATAAAATTATTAAAGATGTTTCTAGCACTCTTAAAAATACATTTAGAAAAAATGATTTAGTGTGTAGGTGGGGAGGCGAAGAGTTTTTGATAGTATTAAATGATGTTAATGTAGAGTTTATATATGATCTTTCGGATAGGCTTTTAAAAAATATTAGCCTAATCAAATTACCAAATAATAACCCTATAACTATGACATTTGGGATGGTTGTTAATTTAAATTCAACCTCTAATAGTTTTGAAGATAATATCAAAAAAGCAGATGAACTACTATACAAAGGGAAAAGGGACGGTAAAGATAAAGTTGAAATAGAGATAATAAGATGA
- a CDS encoding GGDEF domain-containing protein, translating to MSRSLTLTKDLYSKIEYILRITNILAFAAHASYFVIFLIMEQYILVTVNSFSIIIYLFIQAAYTNPPNNSKILLTLFQFEIMIHALICIMVLGWGYGFEMIFITFIITIFFVETSYKKVTYFLTFIQFALFIICCLKFYDIAAKNTFWKDFCFIYNFIIMSFLAMVLSYMLEISNQVAYLNAQREKENIKNISNQDPLTKLSNRHSLQDFIKKYLSKNKQFILVLSDIDDFKKANDFYGHNVGDSILVHISSLLKNILREDDFLCRWGGEEFLIIMLDIDKNSALNVIKRAKNILNTTFVKHGDYEIKTTMTFGAVYHDKDEEFDIETMIKKADDLMYKGKKTGKNKIIYDFK from the coding sequence ATGAGTAGATCATTGACTTTAACCAAAGATTTGTATAGCAAAATAGAATATATTTTAAGAATCACAAACATTTTAGCTTTTGCTGCACATGCTTCATATTTTGTTATATTCTTAATAATGGAGCAATATATATTAGTGACAGTCAATTCATTTTCTATTATTATATACTTGTTTATACAAGCAGCTTATACCAACCCTCCAAATAATTCAAAAATATTACTTACATTATTTCAATTTGAAATCATGATACATGCTTTAATTTGTATAATGGTTCTTGGCTGGGGATATGGATTTGAGATGATTTTTATAACTTTTATAATCACAATATTTTTTGTTGAAACTAGTTATAAAAAAGTTACATATTTTTTGACATTTATCCAATTTGCTTTATTTATCATATGTTGTCTTAAATTTTATGATATCGCAGCAAAAAATACATTTTGGAAAGATTTTTGTTTTATATATAATTTTATTATTATGTCATTTTTAGCGATGGTATTATCATATATGCTTGAAATTTCAAATCAAGTAGCATATCTAAATGCGCAAAGAGAAAAAGAAAATATAAAAAATATTTCAAACCAAGATCCACTAACAAAACTATCAAATAGGCATTCTTTACAAGATTTTATAAAAAAGTATTTGAGTAAAAATAAACAATTTATATTAGTTTTATCTGATATAGATGATTTTAAAAAAGCAAATGATTTTTATGGACACAATGTTGGTGATTCTATATTAGTTCATATTTCTAGTTTATTAAAAAATATATTAAGAGAAGATGATTTTTTGTGTAGATGGGGAGGCGAAGAGTTTTTGATAATTATGCTAGACATAGACAAAAACAGTGCTTTAAATGTCATAAAACGAGCTAAAAATATTCTAAATACCACATTCGTGAAGCATGGTGATTATGAGATAAAAACAACAATGACATTTGGTGCTGTCTATCATGATAAAGATGAAGAATTTGATATAGAGACTATGATTAAAAAAGCTGATGATTTGATGTATAAGGGCAAAAAAACCGGTAAAAATAAGATAATATATGATTTTAAATAG
- the sodB gene encoding superoxide dismutase [Fe] yields MFKLRNLPFDSKSNLVVSEKTCEYHHGKHHATYVANLNNLIKDTEFANSSFYEILVGAKGGLYNNVAQVYNHDFYWDCIAKKSEMSDEFKKALQAEFPNFKEDFIKAATTLFGSGWAWLVFDPKTSKLEIVQTSNAATPVNDGKVPVLVVDVWEHAYYIDNFNARPKYLETFFENINWEFVSEAYEWAKKEGLGSVQHYTQKIHG; encoded by the coding sequence ATGTTTAAATTAAGAAATTTACCATTTGATTCAAAATCAAATCTTGTTGTTAGCGAAAAAACCTGTGAATACCATCACGGTAAACACCATGCTACATATGTAGCTAATCTAAATAATCTTATAAAAGATACAGAATTTGCAAATTCATCTTTTTATGAGATTTTGGTTGGTGCAAAAGGTGGCCTTTATAACAATGTTGCACAAGTTTATAATCATGATTTTTATTGGGATTGTATAGCTAAAAAAAGTGAAATGAGTGATGAGTTTAAAAAAGCTTTGCAAGCAGAATTCCCTAACTTTAAAGAAGACTTTATAAAAGCAGCTACTACACTTTTTGGTTCTGGTTGGGCTTGGCTTGTGTTTGATCCAAAAACTTCTAAATTAGAAATCGTTCAAACATCAAATGCAGCAACTCCTGTAAATGATGGAAAAGTTCCTGTTTTGGTTGTTGATGTTTGGGAGCACGCTTATTATATAGATAACTTTAATGCTCGTCCAAAATATCTAGAAACATTCTTTGAAAATATAAACTGGGAATTTGTTTCAGAAGCTTATGAGTGGGCTAAAAAAGAAGGTTTAGGTTCAGTACAACACTACACTCAAAAAATCCACGGTTAA
- the nfo gene encoding deoxyribonuclease IV — protein sequence MKYIGAHVSASGGVENAPLNAAKIGADAFALFVKNQRQWTAADLSEKSIAAFKQNCEKANIKPEHILPHDSYLINLGHFDDEKREKSFNAFLDEIRRVHLLGLKLLNFHPGSHLKEISEKECLDNIVKCLNLALQETENVRLIIENTAGQGSNLGYKFEHLAYLIENVIDKTRIGVCIDTCHLFAAGYDIRDEKSYNKTMKEFDDIIGYEFLSAMHINDSKFDINSRKDRHESLGKGFLGLNAFKNIMNDEKIDDIPLILETIDDSIWDKEIEILRNFTRRNNV from the coding sequence ATGAAATACATAGGTGCTCATGTTAGTGCTAGTGGTGGAGTTGAGAATGCACCGCTTAATGCAGCAAAAATAGGAGCTGATGCTTTTGCACTTTTTGTTAAAAATCAAAGGCAGTGGACTGCGGCTGATCTGTCAGAAAAAAGTATTGCAGCTTTTAAGCAAAATTGTGAAAAAGCAAATATAAAGCCAGAGCATATACTCCCTCATGATAGCTATCTTATAAATTTAGGTCATTTTGATGATGAAAAAAGAGAAAAATCTTTCAATGCTTTTTTAGACGAGATAAGAAGAGTTCATCTGCTTGGATTAAAACTTTTAAATTTTCATCCAGGGTCTCATCTAAAAGAGATAAGTGAAAAAGAGTGTTTAGATAATATTGTAAAATGTTTAAATTTAGCCCTACAAGAGACCGAAAATGTTAGGCTTATTATAGAAAATACAGCAGGACAAGGATCAAATTTAGGATATAAATTTGAACATCTTGCCTATTTGATAGAAAATGTTATTGATAAAACTAGAATAGGTGTGTGTATAGACACATGTCATCTTTTTGCAGCTGGTTATGATATAAGAGATGAAAAATCATACAATAAAACAATGAAAGAATTTGATGATATTATAGGATATGAGTTTTTATCTGCAATGCATATTAATGATTCTAAATTTGATATTAATTCAAGAAAAGATAGACACGAAAGTCTTGGTAAAGGATTTTTGGGTTTAAATGCCTTTAAAAATATTATGAACGATGAAAAAATAGATGATATTCCTTTGATACTTGAAACAATAGATGATAGTATATGGGATAAAGAAATTGAAATATTAAGAAATTTTACGAGGAGAAATAATGTTTAA
- a CDS encoding OmpP1/FadL family transporter, with protein sequence MFKKVVFGTVAVASLLNAAGYKVPEQSSDAVSLLSSNIATSFGADAAYYNPANMMFLPENRHYFEANLAWFHINSVKFNSNNSKSYKSNKFDSLASTMHSVSPEYYENFRFGMSLAVPAGVGISWDDPDTAFTAKRFKLKVVELNPSVAYRISDKFAVATGLRVAYTKGMLANELYGLGDRALHGDGVDFGYNLALTYKPTPNWSLAATYRSKIDLDIKGNSKINVKQFGINYNGKVEVNIPLPAQLALATSYKIQDTTLMFSYERTYWSKFTGYDFEYPSRARYAEQTIEGFFQAAFDNKVIRDYRDTNTYRFGVAHDATDRLRLMAGFVYDQKAAKNKHSVSLELPDTTSLAYSLGLNYKINDNLELSLGGLYQDRKKNDSSIKMAKLNNGMPMPFNQDGEISKAAIWIINSGIKYKF encoded by the coding sequence ATGTTTAAAAAAGTTGTTTTTGGCACTGTTGCTGTTGCTTCCTTACTAAATGCAGCTGGATACAAAGTACCAGAACAAAGTTCAGATGCCGTATCACTTCTATCAAGCAATATTGCTACTAGTTTTGGTGCAGATGCGGCATACTATAATCCTGCCAATATGATGTTTTTGCCAGAAAATAGGCACTACTTTGAGGCTAATTTGGCATGGTTTCATATAAATTCAGTGAAATTTAATTCAAATAATTCAAAAAGTTACAAATCTAATAAGTTTGATTCGCTTGCAAGCACTATGCATTCTGTTTCACCAGAATATTATGAAAATTTTCGTTTTGGTATGAGTTTGGCTGTCCCTGCTGGTGTTGGAATATCATGGGATGACCCAGATACTGCCTTTACAGCAAAAAGATTTAAGTTAAAAGTTGTTGAACTAAATCCTAGTGTTGCTTATAGGATTAGTGATAAGTTTGCAGTTGCTACTGGTCTTAGAGTTGCTTATACAAAAGGAATGCTAGCAAATGAATTATATGGATTAGGCGATCGTGCTTTACATGGTGATGGAGTGGATTTTGGATACAATCTCGCCCTGACATACAAACCAACACCTAATTGGTCTTTGGCTGCAACATATCGTTCTAAGATAGATTTGGACATAAAAGGTAATTCTAAAATAAACGTAAAACAATTTGGTATAAACTATAATGGAAAAGTTGAAGTAAATATACCTCTTCCGGCTCAACTAGCATTAGCAACATCTTACAAGATACAAGATACAACCTTGATGTTTTCATATGAAAGAACATATTGGTCTAAATTTACAGGGTATGATTTTGAATATCCTAGCAGAGCTAGGTATGCAGAACAGACAATAGAAGGTTTTTTTCAAGCAGCATTTGACAACAAAGTTATAAGAGATTATAGAGATACAAATACATATCGTTTTGGTGTAGCTCATGATGCGACTGACAGATTAAGACTGATGGCCGGTTTTGTCTATGATCAAAAAGCGGCCAAGAACAAGCATAGCGTAAGTCTTGAATTGCCAGACACTACTTCTTTAGCTTATTCTTTGGGTCTAAATTATAAAATCAATGATAATTTAGAATTATCATTAGGTGGACTTTACCAAGATAGAAAGAAAAATGATTCAAGTATAAAAATGGCAAAATTAAACAACGGTATGCCAATGCCTTTTAATCAGGATGGCGAAATATCAAAAGCTGCTATATGGATAATAAATAGTGGCATTAAATACAAATTCTAG
- a CDS encoding long-chain-fatty-acid--CoA ligase, producing MIYKYQNLYENLEAVVKANPKSVAIFEDNKKISYKELKNKIGKVGAYLENVGIRHGDKVGILITNSQEFIISYYAITAIGAVAVPLNTFLKSDEIKYILKDCEAKALFLSTSFQKELQKVDDMSISNFIWAGGVPKTFTKTDLLYTQSCDEDTESLYLENETDETIKHICFEELYTFPKEIDFVKKPILDDLCHIIYTSGTTGKPKGAMITYKNIFSNVVKTSERFKASKKDRFVVFLPMFHSFTLTLMVILPLCYGSSIILVKSVFPFSNVLKQTLLKRATIFLGVPAIYTAIGKAKIPWYFKWFNNVRLFVCGAAPLAKQTIDDFSAKFPRASLVEGYGLSECSPVVASNLYEKQKPLSVGIPLDGYEVKIVNDEMVELPIGQVGEIIVKGDCVMKGYYGMDNSDVIINGWLRTGDLGKIDEDGFIYIVDRKKDLIISKGINIYPREIEEVIYQLEEVEAAAVIGVSDEHADEEVVAFVQLKEGMNIDEKEIKKYLKKYLANFKIPKNIYFSDELPRNATGKVLKRVLKEQVKDKI from the coding sequence ATGATCTATAAATATCAAAATCTATATGAAAATTTAGAGGCAGTAGTTAAAGCTAATCCAAAATCTGTTGCTATATTTGAAGACAATAAAAAAATAAGCTACAAAGAGCTTAAAAATAAGATAGGTAAAGTAGGTGCTTATCTTGAAAATGTAGGTATTAGACATGGAGATAAGGTTGGAATTTTAATTACTAACTCACAAGAGTTTATAATTAGCTATTATGCTATTACTGCTATTGGAGCAGTTGCGGTTCCATTAAATACATTTTTAAAATCAGATGAAATAAAATATATCCTTAAAGATTGTGAAGCCAAAGCACTATTCTTATCCACCTCTTTTCAAAAAGAACTGCAAAAAGTAGATGATATGTCTATAAGTAATTTTATATGGGCGGGTGGAGTTCCAAAAACATTTACAAAAACTGATCTTTTGTATACACAATCTTGCGATGAAGATACTGAAAGTTTGTATCTTGAAAATGAAACTGATGAGACTATAAAACATATTTGCTTTGAAGAACTTTACACTTTTCCTAAAGAAATAGATTTTGTCAAAAAACCTATACTTGATGATTTGTGTCATATCATATACACATCAGGCACAACTGGAAAACCAAAAGGCGCTATGATTACATACAAAAATATTTTTTCAAACGTAGTTAAAACAAGTGAGCGTTTTAAGGCATCTAAAAAAGATAGATTTGTTGTATTTTTACCTATGTTTCATAGTTTTACTTTAACATTAATGGTCATACTTCCTTTATGTTATGGTTCATCCATCATACTTGTAAAATCTGTTTTCCCATTTTCAAATGTTTTAAAACAAACATTATTAAAAAGAGCAACGATATTTTTAGGTGTTCCAGCAATTTATACAGCCATAGGAAAGGCTAAAATTCCATGGTATTTTAAATGGTTTAACAATGTTCGTCTTTTTGTGTGTGGTGCCGCACCTTTAGCAAAACAAACTATCGATGATTTTAGTGCTAAATTTCCAAGAGCAAGTCTTGTGGAGGGCTATGGTCTTAGCGAATGTTCTCCTGTTGTTGCATCAAATTTATATGAAAAACAAAAACCACTCAGTGTCGGAATTCCACTTGATGGCTACGAGGTTAAAATAGTTAATGATGAGATGGTAGAGCTTCCAATTGGTCAAGTTGGTGAGATAATAGTAAAAGGCGATTGTGTTATGAAGGGCTATTATGGTATGGATAATAGCGATGTCATCATAAACGGATGGTTAAGAACTGGTGATCTTGGTAAGATTGATGAAGATGGTTTTATATATATAGTTGATAGAAAAAAAGACCTTATTATATCAAAGGGAATAAATATATACCCAAGAGAAATTGAAGAGGTTATTTATCAGCTTGAAGAGGTTGAAGCTGCTGCTGTTATAGGCGTTAGCGATGAGCACGCTGATGAGGAAGTTGTTGCTTTTGTCCAGTTAAAAGAAGGCATGAATATTGATGAGAAAGAGATTAAAAAATATCTTAAAAAATATCTTGCTAATTTTAAAATTCCTAAGAATATTTATTTTTCAGATGAACTTCCCAGAAATGCAACTGGAAAAGTTTTAAAACGAGTTTTAAAAGAGCAAGTAAAGGATAAAATTTAG
- a CDS encoding ATP-binding protein, with protein MQYLIDFLNSNEKDIGISKILNTSEEQTKILRHLSKSYVDGVFSLSVFDILSSVFTIENFSHIEHLKDIKSLIENGWIVQNFGVFRTEQKISQSLLPLLNCEVSLSLNFLKILEDGDLNLELPNAVAYDENLQYLKDQFLRIELYEKKSLLSAKSEVKLKINNQISKLEDYIKQRIELSKIDIVTEQIFKDNTLNEKEELIFLTLLRQEYSNDFENQRELDNLISLVSEDEFECVKNRSLLDDNSKLLDSGLIEYDEILNSYSTISKNFFINEDVLQSIMHPKNSKKEKKIKVDSIIKDYQIFELIEPTTNINDVVLNKKTKELLDTILKQVDKKVLNRLNTWGIKNRKSIDAKIIFYGEAGTGKTMSAVSLAKSLKKQVLSFDCSKILSKYVGESEQNVRKIFDSYNEICKKTKTEPVLLLNEADQFLSTRIESSNGAEKMHNQMQNIFLEQIERFNGVLIATTNFLQTLDSAFSRRFDYKIEFKKPDFDSRLTIWRKVLPQNADFEDNFDIKNLAKYNLSGAQIVLVMKNTALKVAVKDEPIFLFDDFKSTIERELSSAFGEDKKVGFGS; from the coding sequence GTGCAATATTTGATTGATTTTTTAAATTCCAATGAAAAAGATATTGGAATTTCAAAAATATTAAATACAAGTGAAGAGCAAACAAAAATATTAAGACATTTGAGCAAAAGCTATGTTGACGGGGTTTTTTCATTATCTGTTTTTGATATTTTAAGCTCTGTGTTTACAATAGAAAATTTTAGCCACATTGAACATCTTAAAGATATAAAATCTCTTATAGAAAATGGTTGGATTGTTCAAAATTTTGGTGTTTTCAGAACAGAGCAAAAGATAAGCCAATCTTTACTTCCTCTTTTAAATTGCGAAGTTTCTTTATCTTTAAATTTTTTAAAAATATTAGAAGATGGTGATTTGAATCTTGAGTTGCCAAATGCCGTAGCTTATGATGAAAATTTACAATACCTAAAAGATCAATTCTTAAGAATTGAATTATATGAAAAAAAATCACTGCTATCGGCAAAAAGTGAAGTAAAGTTAAAGATAAATAATCAGATATCAAAACTAGAAGATTATATAAAACAAAGAATTGAATTAAGTAAAATAGATATCGTTACAGAACAAATTTTTAAAGACAATACTTTAAATGAAAAAGAAGAACTTATTTTTCTAACTCTTTTAAGGCAAGAGTATAGCAATGATTTTGAAAATCAGAGAGAATTAGACAATCTAATATCATTAGTTAGTGAAGATGAGTTTGAATGTGTAAAAAATAGATCGCTTTTAGATGATAACTCAAAATTGCTCGATAGCGGACTTATTGAATACGATGAAATCCTAAACTCATATTCTACTATAAGCAAGAATTTTTTTATAAATGAAGATGTGCTTCAAAGTATTATGCACCCCAAAAACTCAAAAAAAGAGAAAAAAATAAAAGTTGATAGCATAATCAAAGATTATCAGATATTTGAGCTTATAGAACCAACAACAAATATAAACGATGTAGTTTTAAACAAAAAGACAAAAGAGCTTTTGGACACAATACTAAAACAAGTTGATAAAAAGGTTCTTAATAGACTAAATACTTGGGGTATAAAAAATAGAAAAAGCATAGATGCAAAAATCATTTTTTATGGCGAAGCTGGGACTGGCAAGACAATGAGTGCTGTTAGTCTTGCTAAGAGTCTTAAAAAGCAGGTGCTTAGCTTTGATTGTTCTAAAATTTTAAGCAAATATGTTGGCGAAAGTGAACAAAATGTAAGAAAAATCTTTGATTCATATAATGAAATTTGTAAAAAAACAAAAACAGAGCCAGTACTACTTTTAAACGAAGCTGATCAGTTTTTAAGTACTAGAATAGAAAGTTCTAACGGTGCTGAAAAAATGCATAATCAAATGCAAAATATATTTTTAGAGCAAATTGAAAGATTTAATGGTGTGCTTATCGCGACAACAAATTTTTTACAAACTCTTGATAGTGCTTTTTCTAGAAGATTTGATTATAAGATTGAGTTTAAGAAGCCTGATTTTGATTCTAGGCTTACTATATGGCGTAAAGTTTTACCACAAAATGCTGATTTTGAAGATAATTTTGATATAAAAAACCTTGCAAAATATAATTTAAGTGGTGCGCAAATAGTTCTTGTTATGAAAAATACAGCATTAAAAGTAGCTGTTAAAGATGAGCCGATATTTTTATTTGATGATTTTAAAAGCACCATAGAAAGAGAGCTAAGCTCTGCTTTTGGTGAAGATAAAAAAGTTGGATTTGGCTCTTAG
- the secG gene encoding preprotein translocase subunit SecG, giving the protein MSSLFLILQFVLAVIITIAVLLQKSSSIGLGAYSGSNESLFGAKGPAGFLAKFTFIAAVLFILNTLTLGYSYNKEMKKSLFDNIDTKTLNIPKAAEKKETSAPTAPEK; this is encoded by the coding sequence GTGAGTTCTTTATTTTTAATTTTACAATTTGTATTAGCTGTAATTATAACAATAGCGGTTTTACTACAAAAAAGCTCTTCAATAGGCTTAGGTGCATACAGCGGTAGCAATGAAAGTTTGTTTGGAGCAAAAGGTCCTGCTGGATTTTTAGCGAAATTTACATTTATAGCTGCGGTTTTGTTTATACTAAACACATTAACTCTGGGATATTCTTACAACAAAGAGATGAAAAAATCTTTATTTGACAATATAGATACAAAAACATTAAATATCCCTAAAGCAGCTGAAAAAAAAGAAACTTCTGCGCCAACAGCACCTGAAAAATAA